Proteins co-encoded in one Novosphingobium sp. PP1Y genomic window:
- the fumC gene encoding class II fumarate hydratase — translation MTETRIERDTMGEIAVPADRLWGAQTQRSFENFRIGGERMPLAIVQAIAQIKRAAARVNQRLGKLDPYLAEAIVSAADEVIAGKHDDHFPLVVWQTGSGTQTNMNVNEVIANRANQLLGGQPGDQKPVHPNDHVNRSQSSNDTFPTAIHIAAAHALTARLLPQLTAMAEVLEAKAKQWARIVKIGRTHTQDATPLTLGQEFSGYAAQVRAGIDRIETTLPGLCHIAQGGTAVGTGINAPVGFAEAIAAELAETTGLPLVTAPNKFEALAAQDALIFSHGALNTLAASLYKIANDIRFLGSGPRAGLGELALPANEPGSSIMPGKVNPTQCEAMTQVCTQVFGNHATLTFADSQGQFELNVYRPVMAYNALQSITLLADAAQSFREHLLEGLKPREDNIAAGVERSLMLVTALAPQIGYEAAAKIAKSAQESGKTLREAAVESGAVTAEDFDRIVRPETMTGPS, via the coding sequence ATGACCGAGACCCGCATCGAACGCGATACCATGGGCGAGATCGCCGTCCCCGCAGACCGGCTGTGGGGCGCGCAGACCCAGCGCTCCTTCGAGAACTTCCGGATCGGGGGAGAGCGCATGCCCCTCGCGATCGTGCAGGCCATAGCCCAGATCAAGCGGGCCGCCGCCCGCGTGAACCAGCGCCTGGGCAAGCTCGACCCGTACCTGGCCGAGGCGATTGTCTCGGCCGCCGACGAAGTGATTGCGGGCAAGCACGACGATCACTTCCCGCTGGTCGTGTGGCAGACCGGCTCGGGCACGCAGACCAACATGAACGTCAACGAGGTGATCGCCAACCGCGCCAACCAGCTGCTCGGCGGCCAGCCGGGCGACCAGAAGCCGGTCCACCCCAACGACCACGTCAACCGCAGCCAGTCGTCCAACGACACCTTCCCCACCGCCATCCACATCGCCGCCGCGCACGCGCTGACCGCAAGGCTGCTACCGCAGCTCACCGCCATGGCCGAAGTGCTGGAGGCCAAAGCCAAGCAATGGGCGCGGATCGTGAAGATCGGGCGCACCCATACGCAGGACGCGACGCCCCTCACGCTCGGGCAGGAGTTCTCCGGTTATGCCGCGCAGGTGCGCGCCGGGATCGACCGGATCGAGACGACGCTGCCGGGCCTTTGCCACATCGCGCAAGGCGGCACGGCGGTCGGCACCGGAATCAATGCACCGGTCGGTTTTGCCGAGGCCATCGCCGCCGAACTCGCGGAGACCACCGGACTGCCGCTGGTCACCGCGCCCAACAAGTTCGAGGCGCTGGCCGCGCAGGATGCCCTGATCTTCTCCCACGGCGCGCTCAACACGCTGGCGGCCTCGCTCTACAAGATCGCCAACGACATCCGCTTCCTCGGCTCCGGTCCGCGCGCGGGACTGGGTGAGCTTGCCCTGCCCGCCAACGAGCCGGGATCGTCGATCATGCCGGGCAAGGTGAATCCCACCCAGTGCGAGGCGATGACCCAGGTCTGCACCCAGGTCTTCGGCAACCACGCGACCCTGACCTTCGCCGACAGTCAGGGCCAGTTCGAACTGAATGTCTATCGCCCGGTCATGGCCTACAACGCGCTGCAATCGATCACCCTCCTCGCCGATGCCGCGCAAAGCTTTCGCGAACACCTCCTCGAGGGGCTGAAACCGCGCGAGGACAACATCGCCGCAGGCGTCGAACGGTCGCTGATGCTGGTAACCGCACTGGCCCCCCAAATCGGTTACGAAGCCGCCGCGAAGATCGCCAAGAGCGCGCAGGAAAGCGGCAAGACCCTGCGCGAGGCCGCCGTGGAAAGCGGCGCCGTCACCGCCGAGGACTTCGACCGCATCGTGCGCCCCGAAACGATGACCGGCCCAAGTTGA
- a CDS encoding pirin family protein produces MIELRPFESLGGANHGWLYAKHHFSFAGYHDPARVHWGNLRVWNDDTIAPGTGFPPHPHADMEIVTYVREGAITHEDSLGNKGRTEAGDVQVMSAGTGIRHSEYNLEEVTTKIFQIWIIPTRSGDAPSWGARPFPKGERSGRFITLASGYDGDGDALPIRTDARVVAATLKAGETAEYPLGRDRKAYLVPATGQVRVEGGESDGVEARERDGVAVNDVEVLRVTALDDSEIVLVDAA; encoded by the coding sequence ATGATCGAACTGCGTCCTTTCGAAAGCCTTGGCGGTGCCAATCACGGTTGGCTCTATGCCAAGCACCACTTCTCCTTCGCCGGCTACCACGATCCGGCGCGGGTGCACTGGGGCAACCTGCGCGTCTGGAACGACGACACGATTGCGCCGGGCACCGGCTTTCCGCCGCACCCGCACGCCGACATGGAGATCGTCACTTACGTTCGCGAAGGCGCGATCACCCATGAGGACAGCCTGGGCAACAAGGGCCGGACCGAGGCCGGCGACGTCCAGGTGATGAGCGCGGGCACCGGCATCCGCCACTCGGAATACAACCTGGAGGAGGTGACGACCAAGATCTTCCAGATCTGGATCATCCCCACCCGCAGCGGCGATGCGCCGAGCTGGGGTGCGCGGCCCTTTCCCAAGGGTGAGCGTTCGGGCCGGTTCATCACCCTGGCCTCGGGCTATGACGGCGACGGCGATGCCCTGCCGATCCGCACCGATGCGCGGGTTGTGGCGGCCACGCTCAAGGCCGGCGAGACGGCAGAGTACCCGCTGGGCCGCGATCGCAAGGCCTATCTTGTTCCCGCGACCGGTCAGGTCCGTGTAGAAGGGGGCGAGAGCGACGGAGTCGAAGCGCGCGAGCGTGATGGCGTGGCCGTGAACGATGTCGAGGTCCTGCGCGTTACGGCGCTGGACGACAGCGAGATCGTCCTGGTCGACGCGGCCTGA
- a CDS encoding pirin family protein, which translates to MSIRSTDIEGVDSVILPPVRDLGDGFKVRRALPSAHRRMVGPFIFFDQMGPAAFDSGEGLDVRPHPHIGLATVTYLLEGEILHRDSLGSLQPIRPGEVNWMTAGSGIVHSERTSDEVRASGGKLFGLQTWVALPLDREEVDPDFSHYKADRIPVTEDGGTRLTLVAGSSDGLVSPVKTFSDMVYADIVMAEGARYQVKAEHIERAVYVVSGEVEVIGQTGSFSTGELVVFQPGAEVVLRARGAARLMLLGGEPFPEGRNIFWNFVSSSRDRIEQAKEDWKAQRFAPVPGDSEFIPLPA; encoded by the coding sequence ATGTCCATCCGTTCCACCGACATCGAAGGTGTCGATTCCGTCATACTCCCGCCGGTCCGCGATCTTGGCGACGGCTTCAAGGTCCGCCGTGCATTGCCTTCTGCCCACCGTCGCATGGTCGGCCCGTTCATCTTCTTCGACCAGATGGGCCCGGCGGCCTTCGACAGCGGCGAGGGCCTCGACGTGCGGCCGCACCCGCATATCGGCCTCGCGACCGTGACCTACCTGCTGGAAGGCGAGATCCTGCACCGCGATTCGCTGGGATCGTTGCAGCCGATCCGGCCCGGCGAGGTCAACTGGATGACCGCGGGCAGCGGCATCGTCCACTCCGAACGCACTTCCGATGAAGTCCGCGCAAGCGGCGGCAAGCTGTTCGGCCTGCAGACCTGGGTCGCCCTCCCGCTCGACCGCGAGGAAGTCGATCCCGATTTCTCGCACTACAAGGCGGACCGGATCCCGGTGACCGAGGACGGCGGCACCCGGTTGACCCTCGTTGCCGGAAGTTCCGATGGGCTGGTCTCCCCGGTGAAGACGTTCTCGGACATGGTCTATGCCGATATCGTCATGGCCGAAGGCGCGCGCTACCAGGTGAAGGCCGAGCATATCGAACGGGCGGTCTATGTCGTTTCCGGCGAGGTCGAGGTGATCGGGCAGACCGGTTCCTTTTCCACCGGCGAACTCGTGGTGTTCCAGCCCGGCGCGGAAGTCGTGCTCAGGGCCAGGGGTGCGGCGCGGCTGATGCTGCTGGGCGGCGAGCCGTTCCCCGAGGGCCGCAACATTTTCTGGAACTTCGTGTCCTCCTCGCGCGACCGGATCGAGCAGGCCAAGGAAGACTGGAAGGCGCAGCGCTTCGCCCCCGTCCCGGGCGATAGCGAATTCATCCCGCTGCCGGCCTGA
- a CDS encoding OsmC family protein, translating into MAHGTARIGRDRYRTEIEVSGHALVADEGSGLGGANTGPAPYDYILAGLGACTAITLRMYADRKDWPLESADVDLRLVGGKEGAHIERTLTLTGALSQDQRARLADIAERTPVTLTLKNGIGIETTLA; encoded by the coding sequence ATGGCACATGGAACTGCCCGCATCGGCCGCGATCGCTATCGTACCGAGATCGAAGTGAGCGGTCACGCCCTCGTGGCGGACGAAGGGTCCGGGCTTGGCGGCGCCAACACCGGACCGGCGCCCTACGACTATATCCTGGCCGGGCTCGGTGCCTGCACTGCGATCACGCTGCGCATGTATGCAGACCGCAAGGATTGGCCGCTCGAATCCGCCGATGTCGACTTGCGGCTGGTGGGCGGCAAGGAGGGCGCGCATATCGAGCGGACCCTGACCCTCACCGGGGCGCTGAGCCAGGACCAGCGTGCCCGGCTGGCCGACATAGCCGAGCGCACGCCCGTGACGCTCACGCTCAAGAATGGCATCGGCATCGAGACCACGCTGGCCTGA
- a CDS encoding bifunctional alpha/beta hydrolase/OsmC family protein, protein MAARAFDFTGANGHRLSGRLDVPDGRARGWAIFAHCFTCGKDNLAAVRVGRALAAQGIGVLRFDFAGLGASEGEFAASRFSADVADLIAAAEVMTGEGMAPSLLIGHSMGGAAAIAAAGRIASVRAVATIGAPFSLQVAMHHFGDEALLALERDGEADVHLAGRPFRVGKSMVEELRATDLGAALKALRKPLLIMHAPLDDTVPLAQATKIFTAALHPKSFVTLDDADHLLTRKGDADYVAGVVLAWAARYLDLPQAVPAPRPSEDVLAEETGVGKFQLAISAGGARFLADEPRNVGGLGSGPSPYDLLSSALAACTAMTLRLYADHKGLPVTRIRTAVGHRRENGQAQPDVFTRRIAIEGEIDSEQRQRMLEMAERCPVHRTLEKGARFDTVIGEPPAAAEPESAHAADMQVAVDARD, encoded by the coding sequence ATGGCTGCAAGGGCATTCGATTTCACCGGAGCCAATGGACATCGCCTGTCCGGCCGTCTCGACGTGCCGGACGGCCGGGCCCGGGGCTGGGCGATCTTCGCGCATTGTTTTACCTGCGGCAAGGACAACCTGGCCGCGGTGCGCGTGGGCCGCGCGCTGGCGGCGCAGGGCATCGGCGTGCTGCGCTTCGACTTTGCCGGGCTCGGCGCCAGCGAGGGCGAATTCGCTGCCTCCAGGTTCAGCGCCGATGTCGCCGACCTGATCGCCGCCGCCGAAGTGATGACGGGCGAGGGCATGGCGCCTTCGCTGCTGATCGGTCACAGCATGGGCGGCGCGGCGGCGATTGCCGCAGCGGGCCGGATCGCCTCGGTGCGCGCAGTGGCGACGATCGGGGCGCCATTCTCGCTGCAGGTGGCGATGCACCATTTCGGCGACGAGGCGCTTCTGGCGCTGGAGCGCGACGGGGAGGCCGATGTCCATCTGGCCGGACGTCCGTTCCGCGTCGGCAAGTCGATGGTCGAGGAATTGCGCGCAACCGATCTCGGCGCGGCGCTCAAGGCCCTGCGCAAGCCGCTGCTGATCATGCATGCCCCCTTGGACGATACGGTGCCGCTGGCGCAGGCGACCAAGATCTTCACTGCGGCGCTGCATCCCAAGAGCTTCGTGACGCTGGACGATGCCGACCATCTGCTTACGCGCAAGGGGGATGCGGACTATGTTGCGGGCGTCGTGCTGGCCTGGGCGGCGCGCTATCTCGACCTGCCGCAAGCGGTTCCCGCACCGCGCCCGAGCGAGGACGTGCTGGCCGAAGAAACCGGGGTGGGCAAGTTCCAGCTGGCGATCTCGGCGGGCGGCGCGCGCTTCCTCGCCGACGAGCCGCGCAATGTCGGCGGGCTCGGCTCCGGCCCTTCGCCCTATGACCTGCTTTCTTCTGCGCTGGCGGCCTGCACGGCGATGACGCTGCGCCTCTATGCCGATCACAAGGGCCTGCCGGTCACGCGTATCCGCACGGCTGTCGGCCATCGCCGCGAGAACGGGCAGGCGCAGCCCGATGTCTTTACCCGCCGCATTGCGATCGAAGGCGAAATCGACTCCGAACAGCGCCAGCGGATGCTTGAGATGGCCGAACGGTGCCCGGTTCATCGTACGCTGGAAAAGGGGGCGCGCTTCGACACGGTGATCGGTGAGCCGCCCGCTGCGGCCGAACCGGAATCGGCCCATGCGGCCGACATGCAGGTGGCGGTGGACGCCCGGGACTGA
- a CDS encoding tyrosine-protein phosphatase translates to MRNTTCTALIATLAVLASSPASAREMATLTRLDAQTVELDRGDEVPASIWISADTTIDDGDRRVTATAKERKVKLAIPADARRYVILLGENGHSTVVAERVLPLQQGSNFRDIGGYVTKDGHQVRWGKAFRSGAMPLLSDADYALIDQLHIDSVVDLRSIEEREVAPDFVDDRTGALFLANDYSLKPLLAAYGAGDGENTYKGMEKMLVPQFRSLFRRLLADEGAVIYHCSAGQDRTGIATALIYDLLGVDRETILKDYHLSTALRRPQFEMPKVDPKDYPNNPIVAMYMSGDEKQRQVVQPLYTPSGASHLAQFFTYLDQQYGGTEGYLKQEVGLTDADFAKLRHELLD, encoded by the coding sequence ATGCGTAACACCACCTGCACCGCCCTCATTGCCACGCTCGCCGTGCTGGCGTCCTCTCCCGCGTCCGCGCGGGAGATGGCGACCCTCACCCGTCTCGACGCGCAGACCGTCGAACTTGATCGGGGCGACGAGGTCCCGGCTTCGATCTGGATCAGCGCCGACACGACAATCGACGATGGCGACCGGCGCGTCACCGCCACCGCCAAGGAGCGCAAGGTGAAGCTGGCAATCCCCGCCGACGCGCGTCGCTACGTCATCCTCCTTGGTGAGAACGGCCACTCGACCGTCGTTGCCGAGCGCGTGCTGCCACTGCAGCAGGGCAGCAACTTCCGCGACATCGGCGGCTATGTAACCAAAGACGGCCATCAGGTTCGCTGGGGCAAGGCGTTCCGTTCGGGGGCGATGCCGCTGCTTTCCGATGCCGACTATGCCCTGATCGACCAGCTTCACATCGACAGCGTCGTCGACCTGCGCTCCATCGAAGAACGCGAAGTCGCGCCCGACTTCGTCGACGATCGCACCGGCGCCCTGTTCCTTGCCAACGACTATTCGCTCAAGCCGCTACTGGCGGCCTATGGCGCCGGCGATGGCGAGAACACCTACAAGGGCATGGAAAAGATGCTCGTGCCCCAGTTCCGCTCGCTGTTCCGCCGCCTGCTGGCGGATGAGGGTGCGGTGATCTACCACTGCTCGGCCGGGCAGGACCGCACCGGGATCGCCACTGCGCTGATCTACGACCTGCTGGGCGTCGACCGCGAGACGATCCTCAAGGACTACCACCTCTCGACCGCGCTGCGCCGCCCGCAGTTCGAGATGCCCAAAGTCGATCCTAAGGACTATCCGAACAATCCCATCGTCGCGATGTACATGTCGGGCGACGAGAAGCAGCGGCAGGTCGTCCAGCCGCTCTACACGCCGAGCGGGGCCTCGCACCTTGCGCAGTTCTTCACCTATCTCGACCAGCAGTACGGCGGGACCGAAGGCTACCTGAAGCAGGAAGTCGGACTGACCGACGCGGACTTCGCCAAGCTGCGCCACGAACTGCTCGACTGA
- a CDS encoding TonB-dependent receptor has protein sequence MKHLSYRAAGLASALAIAVSGAGMARAADSGASDLAAAEAGVSPQDDMIPGGEIGNTIIVTGTILASQQASVEAKRKADNLSDIAAADAVGRFPDQNAAAALARLPAVAVQRDQGQERYIQVRGAPNRWTSVSIDGIPMVGVDEGGDTRAYRFDAIPAVMLSEMVVNKSLTSDMQADAIVATIDLRTYSPMEQRGLHVSGDLGYGFMGLGGGEQRQGSLRLSWSNDTFGFVLGGSHYRRKQLTDNREVGAYDAEGPTEFDIRQYELERWNNGLFGAVEYSPEAGQRIYAKAIFSEFNDDEQRNQYELRLDKAAGGTRGFSSGDLTGVPMRGSFNYGEYRNRNYIGTIGGEYDDFDGFTAAVKLNYTRTENSSYLPLVQSSTSGADNLSFSYDASNPNFPIVSLNGGAFNQASLSVAGTYMIGARQETVSDSYTAKVDFSKEMGDLTLSGGGLYADRDIAGNNFSFSNLTFLGALGSMVGQPFDVNSYVTDKAWDTDFPLGLQLNYVDNVAMRRDIESLLARLETAGLYDPAADIPASDRYAQREKTLAGYVSAKLETGALTAIAGLRVENYVLDNSGSVLSDGGYTPLTFHKSRTDFFPSLNLKYEASNDVVLRLAGQRGVSRPAYGAIRVGASINDTASPGEITGGNPLLKPEYTWGLDASVEYYLPGNGLLSVAGFSRWVDNVLYSSQQPVGSDFYSFGGVDRSGYLLSGTFNGKHGKLYGVEFNAQKQFDFLPAPLDGFGFQGNLTLLDGDFDTPTQEGIPFQGMSKTIANASLFYEKYGFSGRVSYQWRSHWLDTLGGLGSGEYRQGYENLDVSLRYAVNENFTLFADLANLTNETYIAYANTPATPTEVERIGSRYLFGVRFGF, from the coding sequence ATGAAACATCTTTCGTACCGCGCGGCGGGCCTCGCCAGCGCGCTGGCCATTGCAGTATCCGGCGCCGGAATGGCGCGGGCCGCGGATTCCGGAGCTTCCGACCTTGCCGCCGCCGAAGCGGGCGTTTCGCCGCAGGACGACATGATCCCGGGCGGCGAAATCGGCAACACCATCATCGTCACCGGCACCATCCTCGCCTCGCAGCAGGCCTCGGTCGAAGCCAAGCGCAAGGCCGACAATCTCAGCGACATCGCCGCAGCCGACGCCGTGGGCCGCTTCCCCGACCAGAACGCCGCGGCCGCGCTGGCGCGCCTGCCCGCCGTCGCCGTGCAGCGCGACCAGGGACAGGAGCGCTACATCCAGGTGCGCGGCGCGCCAAACCGCTGGACCTCGGTCTCCATCGACGGCATCCCGATGGTCGGCGTCGACGAAGGCGGCGACACCCGCGCATACCGCTTCGACGCGATCCCGGCGGTGATGCTCTCGGAGATGGTGGTCAACAAGTCGCTGACCTCTGACATGCAGGCCGATGCCATCGTCGCGACGATCGACCTGCGCACCTATTCGCCGATGGAGCAGCGCGGCCTGCACGTCTCTGGCGATCTGGGCTATGGGTTCATGGGCCTTGGCGGCGGTGAACAGCGCCAGGGTTCGCTGCGGCTTTCATGGTCCAACGATACCTTCGGCTTCGTGCTGGGCGGTTCGCACTATCGCCGCAAGCAGCTCACCGACAACCGCGAGGTGGGAGCCTACGACGCCGAAGGCCCGACCGAGTTCGACATCCGCCAGTACGAGCTCGAACGCTGGAACAACGGCCTGTTCGGCGCCGTGGAATACAGCCCCGAAGCGGGCCAGCGGATCTATGCCAAGGCGATCTTCTCCGAGTTCAACGACGACGAGCAGCGCAACCAGTACGAACTGCGGCTCGACAAGGCAGCGGGCGGCACCCGCGGCTTCTCTTCGGGCGACCTGACCGGCGTACCGATGCGTGGCAGCTTCAACTACGGCGAATACCGCAATCGCAACTACATCGGCACGATCGGCGGCGAGTACGACGACTTCGACGGTTTCACGGCCGCGGTGAAACTCAACTACACCCGCACCGAAAACAGCAGCTACCTGCCGCTCGTCCAGTCCTCGACCAGCGGGGCCGACAACCTCTCGTTCTCCTACGATGCCAGCAATCCGAACTTCCCGATCGTCTCGCTGAACGGCGGCGCGTTCAACCAGGCCAGCCTCTCGGTCGCCGGTACCTACATGATCGGCGCCAGACAGGAGACGGTCTCGGACAGCTACACCGCCAAGGTCGACTTTTCGAAGGAGATGGGCGACCTGACCCTTTCGGGCGGCGGGCTCTATGCCGACCGCGACATAGCCGGGAACAACTTCTCGTTCTCCAACCTTACGTTCCTCGGCGCGCTCGGCTCGATGGTCGGCCAGCCGTTCGACGTGAACAGCTACGTCACCGACAAGGCCTGGGACACCGACTTCCCGCTCGGCCTGCAGTTGAATTACGTCGACAATGTCGCCATGCGCCGTGACATCGAAAGCCTGCTCGCCAGGCTGGAAACCGCAGGGCTCTACGATCCCGCGGCCGACATTCCGGCCAGCGACCGCTACGCCCAGCGCGAGAAGACGCTCGCGGGCTATGTCTCGGCCAAGCTCGAAACCGGTGCGCTGACCGCGATTGCCGGCCTGCGCGTCGAGAACTACGTGCTCGACAATTCCGGCTCGGTCCTTTCGGACGGCGGCTACACGCCGCTCACCTTCCACAAGAGCCGGACCGACTTCTTCCCGAGCCTCAACCTCAAGTACGAGGCCAGTAACGACGTGGTTCTGCGCCTTGCCGGGCAACGCGGCGTATCGCGCCCGGCCTACGGCGCGATCCGCGTCGGCGCCTCGATCAACGATACGGCATCGCCTGGCGAAATCACCGGCGGCAACCCGCTGCTCAAGCCAGAGTACACCTGGGGCCTCGACGCCAGCGTCGAATACTACCTGCCGGGCAACGGCCTGCTATCGGTTGCAGGTTTCTCCCGCTGGGTCGACAACGTGCTGTACTCCAGCCAGCAGCCGGTCGGCTCCGACTTCTACAGCTTCGGCGGCGTCGACCGTTCGGGCTACCTGCTCAGCGGCACCTTCAACGGCAAGCACGGCAAGCTCTACGGCGTCGAGTTCAACGCGCAGAAGCAGTTCGACTTCCTGCCCGCACCGCTCGACGGCTTCGGCTTCCAGGGCAACCTGACCCTGCTCGACGGCGACTTCGATACCCCCACGCAGGAGGGCATTCCCTTCCAGGGCATGTCGAAGACGATCGCCAATGCCTCGCTGTTCTATGAAAAGTACGGTTTCTCCGGCCGCGTCAGCTACCAGTGGCGTTCGCACTGGCTGGATACGCTGGGCGGACTTGGCAGCGGCGAATACCGCCAGGGCTACGAGAACCTCGACGTTTCGCTGCGCTATGCGGTGAACGAGAACTTCACGCTCTTCGCCGACCTCGCCAACCTCACCAACGAAACGTACATCGCCTACGCCAACACCCCGGCAACGCCGACCGAAGTAGAGCGCATCGGTTCGCGCTACCTCTTCGGCGTGCGCTTCGGCTTCTGA